The following are from one region of the Gammaproteobacteria bacterium genome:
- a CDS encoding LysR family transcriptional regulator: MDRFENMNAFVRVVEAGSISAAADRMDVAKSVVSRRLKELEEHLGVELFHRTTRQMNLTDSGRAFYQQSVRILADILEAEHATSQFHGALKGSLKVAVPLSFGLMHLGPAINEFLQTHPEIEFDLDFNDRQVDLLADGFDLAIRIASLPDSNLIARRLAPIQAVMCASPAYLERMGTPQTPEELIKHRCLVYNLISDSDNWKVYDAAGPLIKTRIIPYLKASNGEFLRDAAVDGLGIVLLPAFIVYREIERGALIPVLTGFHYAQLAAYAIYPQTRHLSQRVRAFVDFLVKRFEGMAYWDLCLHNTKNIS; this comes from the coding sequence ATGGATCGATTTGAAAATATGAATGCGTTCGTGCGCGTCGTGGAAGCGGGCAGCATAAGTGCGGCTGCGGATCGCATGGACGTGGCAAAATCCGTCGTCAGCCGGCGTTTGAAGGAACTCGAAGAACACCTGGGTGTTGAATTATTTCATCGCACCACCCGGCAAATGAATCTGACCGATAGCGGGCGCGCGTTTTATCAGCAATCGGTGCGCATTCTGGCCGATATTCTCGAAGCCGAGCACGCTACATCGCAATTTCATGGTGCGTTAAAGGGTAGCTTGAAGGTGGCGGTACCGCTGAGTTTTGGCTTGATGCACCTGGGCCCCGCCATCAATGAGTTCTTGCAAACCCACCCCGAAATCGAATTCGATCTGGATTTTAACGACCGCCAAGTGGATTTACTGGCCGATGGCTTTGACCTCGCCATCCGCATCGCCAGCTTGCCCGATTCCAACCTGATCGCGCGCCGTCTTGCGCCGATCCAAGCCGTCATGTGCGCCAGCCCGGCGTATCTCGAGCGCATGGGCACGCCGCAAACACCGGAAGAACTCATCAAGCATCGCTGCTTGGTATACAACTTGATCAGCGATAGCGACAATTGGAAGGTCTATGATGCTGCAGGACCATTGATCAAAACCCGGATTATTCCCTACCTGAAAGCCAGCAATGGTGAATTTCTTCGCGATGCCGCCGTCGACGGTTTGGGCATCGTATTGCTGCCGGCTTTCATCGTTTACCGGGAAATCGAACGCGGCGCATTGATACCAGTATTAACCGGATTCCACTATGCGCAGCTGGCAGCCTACGCCATCTACCCGCAAACCCGCCACCTGTCGCAGCGCGTCCGGGCATTCGTCGATTTTCTGGTTAAGCGATTTGAGGGAATGGCTTATTGGGATTTGTGTTTACACAATACAAAAAATATTTCGTGA
- a CDS encoding pirin family protein: MDTAVNSVRIIPAVAVPEGAGVTVYRTIGTPVLRDYDPFLLLDHISSDKPEDYMAGFPSHPHRGFTTFTYMIDGHMEHQDNMGNSGDLGPGSAQWMKAASGIIHSEMPKQKNGLMRGFQLWINLPAAHKMDHPEYQEYPAEAFPVVKTQDYAVKVLIGRFADTNAPITDDLTGVSYYDVQVQPGKHFQHRLPAGNNSFLYVFEGNGQLSEQRVPLHSWAPLGTDDGSFDFAAGKKGARLLVVSGRPIGETVARYGPFVMNTREQIDQAMQDFQSNNFVRDRAWIKRN, from the coding sequence ATGGATACAGCAGTGAATTCTGTACGAATAATCCCGGCAGTGGCCGTGCCGGAAGGCGCCGGAGTGACCGTGTACCGTACGATCGGTACACCGGTGTTGCGCGATTACGATCCGTTTTTGTTGCTGGATCATATCAGTAGCGATAAGCCGGAAGATTACATGGCGGGCTTTCCGTCCCATCCGCACCGCGGATTTACTACGTTTACCTATATGATCGACGGCCATATGGAGCATCAGGACAACATGGGCAATAGCGGTGATTTGGGACCCGGTTCCGCGCAATGGATGAAAGCCGCCAGTGGCATTATTCATTCGGAAATGCCGAAGCAGAAGAATGGCTTGATGCGCGGATTCCAACTGTGGATCAACCTGCCTGCGGCGCATAAGATGGATCACCCGGAATATCAGGAATATCCTGCGGAAGCTTTTCCTGTGGTGAAAACGCAGGATTATGCGGTGAAAGTTTTAATCGGCCGCTTTGCCGATACGAATGCGCCGATTACGGATGATCTGACCGGGGTGTCTTATTATGATGTGCAGGTGCAACCCGGCAAACATTTTCAACACCGCCTCCCGGCCGGGAATAATAGCTTCCTGTATGTCTTTGAAGGCAACGGACAATTGAGTGAGCAGCGCGTGCCGCTGCATTCGTGGGCGCCACTGGGTACGGATGATGGCTCGTTTGATTTCGCTGCCGGAAAAAAGGGGGCGCGCCTGTTGGTTGTCAGTGGCAGGCCGATTGGCGAAACGGTGGCGCGGTATGGTCCGTTTGTCATGAATACCCGGGAACAAATCGATCAGGCGATGCAAGATTTCCAGTCCAACAATTTTGTACGTGATCGTGCATGGATTAAACGCAATTAA
- a CDS encoding DoxX family protein, whose protein sequence is MEKISQFVARVFLGQIFLLSGFFKIGGYEGTQGYMEAMGVPGMLLPLVIALEIGGGLAIIAGWQTRLVSAVLAVFTLVAAAIFHNNLADQIQMIMFMKNIAITGGFILLAVHGAGGYSLDERRSKS, encoded by the coding sequence ATGGAAAAAATCAGTCAATTCGTTGCACGTGTATTTTTGGGGCAAATTTTCTTACTGTCCGGCTTTTTCAAAATCGGCGGTTATGAAGGCACGCAGGGTTATATGGAAGCGATGGGTGTACCGGGCATGCTATTACCACTGGTGATAGCGCTTGAGATAGGGGGTGGTCTGGCGATTATCGCCGGATGGCAAACCCGCTTAGTGTCGGCAGTACTGGCTGTATTTACACTGGTTGCCGCGGCGATTTTTCACAACAATCTTGCCGATCAGATACAAATGATCATGTTCATGAAGAACATTGCCATTACCGGCGGATTCATTCTGTTGGCGGTTCATGGCGCGGGCGGTTACAGCTTGGATGAGCGCCGTAGCAAATCATAA
- the sdhC gene encoding succinate dehydrogenase, cytochrome b556 subunit gives MHSKRPKHLNLLKITQPIPAVVSILHRISGALLFFPGIPLLLYSLHLLLQSQQDFEVLQNCLRDPLVKAALLLALWFFLHHLCAGIRHLFLDLHIGVMLPQARASSKLVLVAGFLLTVLAGVLLW, from the coding sequence TTGCACAGTAAACGCCCCAAGCATCTGAATCTTTTAAAAATCACGCAACCGATACCGGCGGTGGTGTCGATCCTGCACCGCATCAGCGGCGCCTTGTTGTTTTTCCCCGGCATTCCTTTATTGCTCTACAGTCTGCACTTGCTGTTGCAATCGCAACAGGATTTTGAAGTGCTGCAAAATTGTTTGCGCGATCCGCTGGTTAAAGCCGCATTGTTGCTGGCGTTATGGTTCTTTTTGCACCATTTGTGCGCCGGTATCCGTCATCTTTTTCTGGACTTGCACATCGGCGTCATGTTGCCGCAAGCGCGCGCCAGCAGCAAGCTGGTGTTGGTTGCCGGATTTCTATTGACAGTTTTGGCGGGAGTGCTGTTATGGTAA
- the sdhD gene encoding succinate dehydrogenase, hydrophobic membrane anchor protein, with product MVKPSKLAVTGAHYGLKDWLAQRVTAVLMAVYLIVMASVLFVAAPQDYAAWKTLFGQHWLRIATLVFFICLFWHAWIGMRNILMDYVHAMALRLTAQIAVIAALLFYLVWAADILWG from the coding sequence ATGGTAAAACCTTCGAAGCTGGCGGTAACCGGTGCGCATTACGGTTTGAAAGACTGGCTGGCGCAGCGCGTCACTGCGGTGCTGATGGCGGTTTATCTCATCGTAATGGCGAGTGTTTTGTTCGTGGCGGCGCCGCAGGATTATGCCGCGTGGAAAACCTTATTCGGGCAACATTGGTTGCGCATTGCGACGCTGGTGTTTTTCATTTGCTTGTTCTGGCACGCTTGGATCGGCATGCGCAATATCCTGATGGATTATGTGCATGCGATGGCGCTGCGGCTAACCGCGCAAATCGCGGTGATTGCCGCGCTGCTGTTTTATCTGGTGTGGGCGGCGGACATTTTATGGGGTTGA
- a CDS encoding succinate dehydrogenase flavoprotein subunit: MAITKRKFDVVIVGAGGAGMRAALQLSEAGLKVAVLSKVFPTRSHTVSAQGGIAAALGNVTEDNWHWHMYDTVKGSDYLGDQDAIEFMCRHANEVVYELEHFGMPFDRLENGKIYQRPFGGQSQNFGGAQATRSCAAADRTGHALLHTLYQRNVSANTQFFVEWMALDLLRDEQGDVLGVTALEMETGEVSILQARATLFATGGGGRIFQASTNALINTGDGLGMAARAGIPLEDMEFWQFHPTGVYGVGVLISEAVRGEGGYLLNRNGERFMERYAPNAKDLASRDVVSRAMTTEMKDGRGCGDESDHLLLKLDHLGAEIIKTRLPGIRELAMKFAHVDPISEPIPVVPTVHYMMGGIPTNYFGQVVAPYKTGPEEVVSGFYAVGECACVSVHGANRLGTNSLLDLVVFGRAAADQIIEDLKTHPHHKPLPENAADKTLARLARLENQKDGESVAQVHTALAKTMQTYCGVFRFEDMLMKGVEKILEVSKRVEQTEIKDKSKVFNTARIEALELDNLKEVAIATMISAEARRESRGAHARDDFPERDDVKWLKHTLFFSEGNRLDYKPVRLKPLTVESFPPKARTY; the protein is encoded by the coding sequence GTGGCAATAACCAAAAGAAAATTCGATGTGGTCATCGTCGGCGCAGGGGGCGCCGGCATGCGCGCGGCGTTGCAACTGTCCGAAGCGGGTTTGAAAGTGGCCGTGCTGTCCAAGGTCTTCCCCACGCGTTCGCACACGGTGTCGGCGCAAGGCGGCATAGCCGCGGCGCTGGGTAACGTGACCGAAGACAATTGGCACTGGCATATGTACGACACCGTCAAAGGCTCGGATTACCTTGGCGATCAGGATGCCATCGAGTTCATGTGCCGTCACGCCAACGAAGTGGTGTACGAATTGGAACATTTCGGTATGCCGTTCGACCGCCTGGAAAATGGCAAGATTTACCAGCGGCCGTTCGGCGGGCAATCGCAAAATTTCGGCGGTGCGCAGGCCACGCGCTCGTGCGCGGCGGCGGATCGCACCGGACATGCATTGCTGCATACGCTGTATCAACGCAATGTCAGTGCCAATACGCAGTTTTTCGTTGAATGGATGGCGCTGGATCTGCTGCGTGATGAGCAAGGCGATGTGCTCGGTGTCACTGCGCTGGAGATGGAAACCGGCGAGGTATCGATCCTGCAAGCACGCGCGACGTTATTCGCCACCGGCGGCGGCGGGCGGATTTTTCAGGCCAGCACCAATGCGCTGATCAACACCGGCGATGGATTGGGCATGGCGGCGCGCGCCGGGATTCCGCTGGAGGATATGGAATTCTGGCAGTTTCACCCGACCGGTGTGTACGGTGTCGGCGTATTGATCAGCGAAGCGGTGCGCGGCGAGGGCGGTTATTTGCTGAACCGTAACGGCGAGCGCTTCATGGAGCGCTACGCACCGAATGCCAAGGATCTGGCGAGCCGTGACGTAGTGTCGCGCGCGATGACGACGGAAATGAAGGATGGTCGTGGTTGCGGTGACGAAAGTGATCATTTGCTGCTGAAATTGGATCACTTGGGTGCGGAAATCATCAAAACCCGCTTGCCGGGGATTCGTGAACTGGCAATGAAATTCGCCCATGTCGATCCGATCAGCGAACCGATTCCGGTAGTTCCGACGGTGCATTACATGATGGGCGGCATTCCGACCAATTATTTCGGTCAAGTGGTGGCGCCGTATAAAACCGGTCCGGAAGAGGTCGTATCCGGATTCTACGCCGTCGGCGAGTGTGCCTGCGTATCGGTGCACGGCGCCAATCGCCTGGGCACCAATTCGCTGCTCGATCTCGTCGTCTTCGGTCGTGCCGCTGCCGATCAAATTATTGAAGACTTGAAAACTCATCCGCATCATAAACCGTTGCCGGAAAATGCCGCCGACAAAACCTTGGCGCGGCTGGCGCGTCTGGAAAATCAGAAAGACGGCGAGAGTGTCGCGCAAGTCCATACAGCACTGGCGAAAACCATGCAAACCTACTGCGGCGTGTTCCGTTTCGAGGACATGCTGATGAAAGGGGTGGAAAAAATCCTGGAAGTGAGCAAACGGGTGGAACAAACGGAAATCAAGGATAAAAGCAAAGTGTTCAATACCGCCCGGATCGAAGCGCTGGAATTGGATAATCTGAAAGAAGTCGCCATCGCCACCATGATTTCCGCCGAAGCCCGCCGCGAAAGCCGCGGTGCGCATGCCCGCGACGATTTCCCCGAGCGCGACGACGTCAAATGGTTAAAACACACGTTGTTTTTCAGCGAAGGCAACCGCCTGGATTACAAACCGGTACGGCTGAAACCGTTGACAGTGGAGTCATTTCCACCGAAAGCCAGGACGTATTGA